From one Synechocystis sp. PCC 6803 substr. PCC-P genomic stretch:
- a CDS encoding spore maturation protein → MLESVADIFNAGAKYVIPFLLCGIPFYGLVVKKVKVYEVFVDGAQEGFTIAVRIIPFLVAMLVAIAMFRASGMLDLLLTVLSPVLSLVNFPPENLLLALMRPLSGSGSFGLFADLVEQHGPDSLIAKTAATMFGSTETTFYVLAVYFGSVGIKKIRYALLAGLTADVVGIFSAVYICQFLFG, encoded by the coding sequence TTTTTAATGCTGGAGCAAAATATGTTATTCCCTTTTTGCTCTGTGGCATTCCCTTTTATGGCCTGGTGGTCAAAAAAGTTAAAGTTTACGAAGTTTTTGTGGACGGAGCCCAGGAAGGTTTCACCATTGCCGTGAGGATTATTCCTTTCCTAGTGGCTATGCTAGTGGCGATCGCCATGTTTCGGGCTTCTGGCATGCTGGATTTATTGCTGACGGTGCTTAGCCCAGTGTTGAGTTTGGTCAATTTTCCGCCGGAGAACTTACTGTTGGCCCTAATGCGTCCCCTTTCCGGCAGTGGTTCCTTTGGTTTGTTTGCTGACTTGGTAGAACAACATGGCCCCGATTCCTTGATTGCGAAAACTGCGGCCACCATGTTTGGTTCTACGGAAACCACATTTTACGTACTGGCGGTTTATTTTGGTTCAGTGGGCATTAAAAAAATTCGCTATGCCCTTCTGGCCGGGCTGACGGCCGATGTAGTGGGGATTTTTTCAGCAGTTTATATCT